In Callospermophilus lateralis isolate mCalLat2 chromosome 18, mCalLat2.hap1, whole genome shotgun sequence, one DNA window encodes the following:
- the Six5 gene encoding homeobox protein SIX5 produces the protein MATLPAEPNAGPAAGGEAVATATEEEEEEARQLLQTLQAAEGEAAAAAGAGAGEAAAGAEDSGSPGVPGSPPEAAAEPSTGLRFSPEQVACVCEALLQAGHAGRLSRFLGALPPAERLRGSDPVLRARALVAFQRGEYAELYRLLESRPFPAAHHAFLQDLYLRARYQEAERARGRALGAVDKYRLRKKFPLPKTIWDGEETVYCFKERSRAALKACYRGNRYPTPDEKRRLATLTGLSLTQVSNWFKNRRQRDRTGTSGGAPCKSESDGNPTTEDESSRSPEDLERGMAPVAAEAPTQSSIFLAGATPPTPCPASPSILVNGSFLAASSSPAVLLNGSPVIINSLALGEASSLGPLLLTGGGGAPLPQPSPQGTSEAKTSLVMDPQTGEIRLEEAQSEALETKGAQVAASGSAGEDMAGPLPQVVPGPPPAASFPLPPGPVPTVAAPQVVPLSPPPGYPSGLGPNSPLLNLPQVVPTSQVVTLPQAVGPLQLLAAGPGSPVKVAAAAGPANVHLINSGVGVTALQLPSATAPGNFLLANPVSGSPIVTGVAVQQGKIILTATFPTSMLVSQVLPPAPGLALPVKSETAISVPEGALPVAPSPALPEAHSLSTLSAQQPTPPTVATSAASLPFSPDSGLLPSFPAPPPEGLMLSPAAVPVWPAGLELNTGTEGLLDAEKGLGTQVPHTVLRLPDPDPEGLLLGTTTGAEVDEGLEAEAKVLTQLQSVPVEEPLEL, from the exons ATGGCTACCTTGCCTGCCGAGCCGAACGCGGGGCCGGCGGCCGGTGGGGAGGCGGTGGCGACGGCAaccgaagaggaggaggaagaagcgcGCCAGCTCCTGCAGACTTTGCAGGCAGCCGAGGgtgaggcggcggcggcggccgggGCCGGGGCGGGCGAAGCGGCTGCGGGAGCGGAGGACTCGGGGTCCCCGGGAGTCCCTGGGTCACCCCCGGAGGCCGCTGCCGAACCGTCCACGGGCCTCCGCTTCTCGCCGGAGCAGGTGGCGTGCGTTTGTGAGGCGCTGCTACAGGCGGGCCACGCTGGTCGCTTGAGCCGCTTCCTAGGCGCACTGCCCCCGGCCGAGCGCCTACGTGGCAGCGACCCGGTGTTGCGCGCACGGGCCTTGGTGGCCTTCCAGCGGGGCGAGTACGCCGAACTCTACCGGTTACTGGAGAGCCGCCCCTTCCCCGCCGCCCACCACGCCTTCCTGCAGGACCTTTACCTGCGCGCGCGCTACCAGGAGGCCGAGCGAGCCCGCGGCCGCGCGCTGGGCGCAGTGGACAAATACCGGCTGCGCAAGAAGTTCCCGCTGCCGAAGACCATCTGGGACGGCGAGGAGACCGTCTACTGCTTCAAGGAGCGCTCCCGCGCCGCGCTCAAGGCCTGCTACCGCGGCAACCGCTACCCAACGCCGGACGAGAAGCGCCGCCTGGCCACGCTCACCGGTCTCTCGCTCACGCAGGTCAGCAACTGGTTCAAAAACCGGCGACAGCGCGACCGGACCGGGACCAGCGGCGGCGCGCCCTGCAAGAG CGAGTCTGATGGGAACCCCACTACTGAGGATGAGTCCAGCCGAAGTCCTGAGGACCTGGAGAGAGGGATGGCCCCAGTGGCTGCCGAAGCTCCCACCCAGAGCTCCATCTTTCTGGCAGGGGCCACCCCTCCCACTCCGTGTCCCGCCTCCCCCTCCATCCTGGTAAATGGGAGCTTCCTGGCTGCCAGCAGCTCCCCAGCAGTTCTCCTCAATGGCAGTCCTGTCATCATCAACAGCCTGGCTCTGGGAGAGGCCTCCAGCCTGGGGCCCCTACTGCTCACAGGAGGAGGGGGTGCCCCTCTACCACAGCCCAGTCCCCAGGGAACCAGTGAGGCCAAGACCTCCCTTGTCATGGACCCTCAGACTGGGGAGATTCGGCTGGAGGAGGCTCAGTCTGAGGCCCTTGAGACCAAAGGAGCCCAGGTGGCTGCTTCGGGGTCAGCTGGAGAGGACATGGCAGGGCCCCTGCCCCAAGTGGTACCTGGCCCCCCACCAGCTGCATCCTTCCCTCTGCCTCCAGGACCGGTGCCCACTGTGGCTGCCCCCCAGGTGGTGCCACTCTCCCCACCCCCCGGGTACCCCTCGGGCCTGGGGCCCAACTCCCCACTATTGAACTTGCCCCAGGTGGTGCCTACCTCCCAGGTGGTGACCCTGCCCCAGGCTGTGGGGCCATTGCAGCTGTTGGCAGCTGGACCAGGCAGCCCTGTGAAGGTGGCAGCTGCAGCAGGCCCTGCCAATGTACACCTGATCAACTCCGGGGTGGGCGTGACTGCCTTGCAGCTGCCTTCAGCCACCGCCCCAG GAAACTTCCTCCTGGCCAACCCTGTGTCTGGCAGCCCCATTGTCACAGGTGTGGCCGTGCAGCAGGGCAAGATCATCCTCACAGCCACCTTCCCCACCAGCATGCTGGTTTCCCAGGTCTTGCCACCGGCCCCCGGCCTGGCCCTGCCCGTGAAGTCAGAGACAGCCATCTCAGTGCCTGAAGGAGCCCTCCCGGTGGCCCCCAGTCCCGCCCTCCCAGAGGCCCACAGCCTGAGCACGCTTTCTGCACAGCAGCCAACACCACCCACTGTGGCCACCTCTGCAGCCAGTCTGCCCTTCTCCCCGGACTCTGGCCTCCTGCCCAGCTTCCCAGCACCCCCGCCAGAGGGTCTGATGCTGTCACCTGCAGCTGTGCCAGTTTGGCCGGCAGGGCTAGAGCTGAACACAGGAACAGAGGGGCTGCTAGATgcagaaaaagggctgggaacacAGGTTCCTCACACCGTGCTGAGGCTGCCAGACCCTGACCCTGAGGGGCTGCTACTGGGGACCACGACAGGGGCTGAAGTTGATGAGGGGCTGGAAGCTGaggccaaggtcctgacccagctaCAGTCGGTGCCTGTGGAAGAGCCCTTGGAACTGTAA
- the Meiosin gene encoding meiosis initiator protein produces the protein MLNQKKNHSSKLQELALLLPVAPKTGTKKLTKKEILLHVLHYIQYLQRNIDVAKALLKFHTSDGEGGLGGLGRNPAVGPARRKHSTPSSSPCSRKSRLWGACRKPRKKKLTRAPERQTRDQKPRRSLALDKPEKTVTTSPDQKEGNIRGITTPPRCPDPWCDLKAAFASFQGDGEGGRSQLTLLDIAENIVLGDIASCCCANSAQDGEPDPALEAQRGAEGIHFLSRIHPYSRQKLVFCDSNEEVDKEVPDADPWLPAWTPEGSPHGSPVALGPPQINNWSVTGHPSEILGLSPSLFSSPGKLLPEQILEDGNEYLTQAGLFEEVLLEPESRPSACTLEAPPKKSVPLEAPEAPPDSHSLCQSSVSLDHCYLSLSEASKVQSSPSTEESDSESLWGQEEDMQVDPEGLQSSSDEDDDYTWTPTRRASTLPTGGRKNRKGRTSKGPSKPKESKKAPCPTQMKKKCVNGFIMFCRMNRKQYIRACPGTASTAATKELAQLWRVMTPQERRPYCIKARRFSRQHNRIVKQENSSSEDEDWETPKPFYQLLAEKAHSNPDLPHLPPLHPQ, from the exons AAGGAGATTCTGCTTCACGTCCTGCACTACATTCAGTACCTCCAAAGAAACATCGATGTGGCCAAGGCCTTGCTCAAATTCCACACCAGCGATGGGGAAGGTGGACTTGGGG GGCTGGGTCGGAACCCAGCTGTGGGCCCAGCCAGGCGGAAACATTCAACCCCCTCCAGCTCCCCATGCTCTCGGAAGTCTCGTCTTTGGGGGGCCTGCCGGAAACCTCGGAAGAAGAAGCTGACTCGAGCACCAG AACGTCAGACGCGGGACCAGAAACCTCGCCGCTCCCTGGCCCTAGACAAACCTGAGAAGACGGTGACCACGTCCCCAGACCAGAAAGAAGGAAACATCAGGGGGATCACCACCCCTCCAAGATGCCCAGACCCCTGGTGTGACCTCAAAGCTGCATTTGCCTCATTTCAAGGCGATGGAGAAGGAGGAAGATCCCAGCTGACGTTGCTGGATATAGCCGAAAACATCGTCCTTGGTGACATCGCAA GCTGCTGTTGTGCAAACAGTGCCCAGGATGGAGAGCCTGACCCTGCTTTGGAGGCCCAGAGAGGGGCTGAAGGGATCCATTTCCTAAGCAGGATACACCCCTATTCCAG GCAGAAGCTGGTCTTCTGTGATTCCAATGAGGAGGTGGACAAGGAAGTCCCAGATGCTGACCCGTGGCTTCCTGCCTGGACCCCAGAGGGCAGCCCTCATG GGAGCCCAGTGGCCTTGGGGCCTCCCCAAATCAATAATTGGAGTGTGACAGGCCACCCGAGTGAGATCCTAGGACTAAGTCCTTCCCTCTTCAGCTCCCCGGGAAAATTGCTGCCAGAACAGATCTTGGAGGATGGCAATGAGTACCTGACCCAAG CTG GCCTCTTTGAAGAAGTGCTCTTAGAGCCTGAGTCTCGACCTTCTGCCTGTACCCTTGAGGCACCCCCAAAGAAG AGCGTACCTCTAGAGGCACCTGAAGCGCCCCCTGACTCCCACAGCCTGTGCCAGTCCTCGGTCTCACTGGACCACTGCTACCTCTCTTTGAGTGAGGCCAGCAAGGTGCAGTCCAGCCCCAGCACTGAGGAGAGCGACTCGGAGTCCCTGTGGGGGCAGGAAGAG GACATGCAGGTCGACCCTGAGGGCTTGCAGTCCTCTAGTGACGAGGATGACGACTATACATGGACCCCCACCCGGAGGGCCTCAACCCTGCCCACAGGTGGGAGAAAGAACAGGAAGGGCCGGACCAGCAAGGGCCCCTCGAAGCCCAAGGAGAGCAAGAAAGCCCCGTGTCCTACCCAGATGAAGAAAAAGTGTGTGAACGGCTTCATCATGTTCTGCAGGATGAACCGGAAGCAGTACATTAG AGCCTGCCCTGGGACTGCATCCACAGCGGCTACCAAGGAACTGGCCCAGCTGTGGCGGGTGATGACCCCGCAGGAGCGGAGACCATACTG CATCAAGGCCCGCAGATTCAGCCGCCAGCATAACCGCATTGTGAAGCAGGAGAACTCCAGCAGTGAGGACGAGGACTGGGAGACCCCCAAGCCTTTCTACCAGCTGCTGGCGGAGAAGGCACACAGCAACCCAGACCTGCCCCACCTGCCACCTCTTCACCCCCAGTGA